A genomic region of Candidatus Hydrogenedentota bacterium contains the following coding sequences:
- a CDS encoding PIG-L family deacetylase, translating into MKKLIILGLLFVLSAPALALDLGAVAWEQARKDLASPFRMMCVAAHPDDEDGATLAYYRMLHGVKTHAVIATRGEGGQNEIGPELYNELGVIRTREMLAAAEIEGAQLHFLDLPDFGYSKTPGETFEIWGREVALERTVRAIRETRPHIIITNHGRLQDHGHHQAIGAVVEEAYAAAADPERFPEHRQAGLEPWQVARLYIRDFQGNTGSVATNISALEPARGRTIAEIAASALEAHESQGMFYFINLLRNERHETHYQIVQSRHGAGNPARAAAPFGPLFAGLDPGSGRDALAAIAALEDRAEAKRALFGWLQEHEHWKEGNADEREAWHDAARAVAVASELRLRARPDDDVVTRGQTVAIHVDLEDFGEPDAILAEVSIHERHGLGLSGAHRMELPLHGAQRGEGSLSLAIPDGAALTIPHAPRLFAPRFLEPQLEVRARVNCRDGVLELIAPVYLDVAPPIEIRFPGAPVLARAGHTEPLTADMHVTNHMPEAYTEYVSVTPPPGWRVSPERISVSFAREGEQRIVPFTLTPDAAPDAGDYVARAGITGGADRAELLVRAADVRVAPGRRAGVIQSYDTTFVETLEKLGVAHETLALDDFRPARLDTFSTIIVDIRAYQYHPDLAANNGALIDFVRRGGTLLVMYQKEFDWLPDYAPYPITLSRNRVTREDAPVRVLAPGHPLFTTPNAIVDADWDGWIQERGLYFPESWHDNYTPLIDVQDPGEPIPPGSCLIAEAGKGIYLYTALGWYRQLRELHPGALRVFANMLAL; encoded by the coding sequence ATGAAAAAACTGATAATTCTTGGTCTCCTTTTCGTTCTTTCGGCCCCCGCGCTTGCGCTGGATCTCGGCGCGGTCGCGTGGGAGCAGGCGCGGAAGGATCTCGCGAGCCCCTTCCGCATGATGTGCGTCGCCGCGCACCCGGACGACGAGGACGGCGCCACGCTGGCCTACTACCGGATGCTGCACGGCGTGAAGACGCACGCGGTCATCGCGACGCGGGGGGAGGGCGGCCAGAACGAGATCGGACCGGAGCTTTACAACGAACTGGGCGTGATCCGCACACGCGAGATGCTGGCCGCGGCGGAGATCGAGGGGGCGCAACTTCACTTTCTGGATCTTCCCGACTTCGGCTATTCCAAGACCCCCGGAGAAACCTTTGAAATCTGGGGGCGCGAGGTTGCCCTGGAACGCACCGTGCGCGCCATACGGGAGACCCGCCCGCATATCATCATTACGAACCACGGGCGCCTGCAGGATCACGGCCACCACCAGGCGATCGGCGCGGTGGTGGAGGAGGCGTATGCCGCCGCGGCGGATCCCGAGCGATTCCCGGAGCACCGGCAGGCCGGCCTGGAGCCCTGGCAGGTTGCGCGCCTGTACATCCGTGATTTTCAGGGCAACACGGGATCGGTCGCGACAAACATCAGTGCGCTGGAACCGGCCCGGGGTCGCACCATCGCGGAAATTGCGGCCAGCGCGCTCGAGGCCCACGAATCCCAGGGCATGTTCTACTTCATCAACCTGCTGCGCAACGAGCGCCACGAGACGCACTACCAAATCGTGCAGAGCCGCCACGGAGCCGGCAACCCGGCGCGGGCCGCCGCGCCGTTTGGCCCGCTGTTCGCCGGGCTCGACCCCGGCAGCGGCCGCGACGCCTTGGCGGCGATCGCGGCGCTGGAGGATCGCGCCGAAGCGAAGCGCGCGCTTTTTGGCTGGCTCCAGGAACACGAGCATTGGAAGGAAGGCAACGCCGACGAGCGGGAGGCGTGGCATGACGCGGCCCGCGCGGTCGCCGTGGCGTCGGAGCTTCGCCTGCGCGCGCGGCCCGATGACGATGTGGTGACGCGGGGCCAGACGGTCGCGATCCACGTGGATTTGGAAGACTTCGGCGAACCGGACGCCATCCTGGCGGAGGTATCGATCCACGAGCGCCACGGGCTTGGTTTGTCCGGCGCGCACCGGATGGAGCTGCCCTTGCACGGCGCGCAGCGGGGCGAGGGCAGCCTGTCGCTGGCGATCCCGGATGGCGCGGCGCTCACGATTCCCCACGCACCGCGCCTGTTCGCGCCCCGTTTTCTTGAGCCGCAGCTCGAAGTGCGCGCGCGCGTCAACTGCCGCGATGGCGTGCTGGAACTGATTGCCCCGGTGTACCTGGACGTGGCGCCGCCCATAGAAATCCGGTTTCCCGGCGCGCCCGTGCTCGCCCGCGCGGGGCATACCGAGCCCCTTACCGCCGACATGCACGTGACCAACCATATGCCCGAGGCGTATACCGAGTACGTCAGCGTTACGCCACCCCCGGGCTGGCGGGTTTCGCCCGAGCGCATTTCCGTTTCCTTCGCGCGCGAGGGCGAGCAGCGCATCGTGCCCTTCACGCTCACGCCGGACGCCGCGCCGGATGCGGGCGATTATGTCGCCCGCGCGGGCATCACCGGCGGCGCGGATCGCGCCGAGTTGCTGGTGCGCGCCGCCGACGTTCGGGTGGCGCCCGGGCGTCGCGCCGGCGTGATTCAGAGCTATGACACCACCTTTGTGGAGACGCTGGAGAAGCTGGGCGTCGCGCACGAAACCCTGGCCCTGGATGACTTCCGCCCGGCGCGGCTCGACACCTTCAGCACAATCATCGTCGACATTCGCGCGTACCAGTACCACCCGGACCTGGCGGCGAACAACGGGGCGCTGATCGACTTTGTCCGGCGCGGCGGAACCCTGCTGGTCATGTACCAGAAAGAGTTTGACTGGCTTCCGGACTATGCGCCGTACCCCATTACGCTTTCCCGAAACCGCGTGACCCGGGAAGACGCGCCCGTGCGCGTGCTGGCGCCGGGCCACCCGCTCTTCACGACGCCGAACGCGATTGTGGACGCCGACTGGGATGGCTGGATACAGGAGCGCGGCCTGTATTTTCCGGAGTCGTGGCACGACAACTACACGCCCCTTATTGATGTGCAGGACCCCGGCGAGCCGATCCCCCCGGGCAGCTGCCTGATCGCGGAGGCCGGCAAGGGCATCTATCTGTATACCGCACTGGGCTGGTACCGCCAGTTGCGCGAGCTGCATCCCGGGGCGTTGCGCGTGTTCGCGAACATGCTGGCGCTGTGA